TTGCAAGCGCATCGGCCCAACGCAAGGCGAGAAAGTTGCGGTAAACGGCTGGAAAATCGGCGATGGTGGTTGCCGGCAGACTCTGCTGGTGCAGTTGCGCCGATCTGGCAAACCCTGCGGCCTGCCAAAACTTTCTGGACTGTTTCGGCAAATCGAGCCGCGCGCTGTCGATTGGTGCATCCTGCTGGCAACGTCCGAAAGTTATTCAAGGTCGGACGCGTGGTGAAACGTCGCACGTTTTCACGGAACTCGGCCATCGAACCACCGATTGCCCAATCTCGCCGATGACCACCGTAGTGCGCTCTCAACGGTCGGTGGGATTGGTCTGAAAGAATTTTGACTTACTTTGTGTGCAGGAGGCGAAATGCCCTACGGTTCTCAGCATTCGTATTGCCCGAGAGTGCGCGCAACTCTGTATCTGTCGACCGACGTACTCGACGCGGCACGAAATGCCGCGGTGCATTTGGCAGGCTATCCGGCGCGATTGACGCTGGCGAAATTGGCCGACAATGCTCTGCGCGCCGAACTCGAACGCTTAAAAGCGCTATACAACCACGGGGAGGATTTTCCGCCGCGCGACGCCGATTTGCAAGGCGGTCGCCCTATCGCAGCATGAGTACTTCGAACAATCGTATGATCCACGCCGCCGCGACCGCCGACAAGTCGTCGCCTGCCGCCGCCGATAAGCAGCAGCTTCGCCAGCGTCTGCTGGAGTTGATTTTGAAGCGCGAGGCCGAGCGCCGAGCGCCGCCGCGCGCGGCAAGTTGAACGTTTGCGCGACGCAGTTTTGATGAGCTGGCAATGGGAATGGTTAAGAATGTCGCGATGGGGATTTCAATTCTTAGGTCTGCGATTTCGGCATTGATAAACGGTATGGCGCTGCTTTGCGCAATGGCCATGTGCGTTCCGCTATGTGCCGCGGGACAGACTTTGTTGTCTACCACGAGACTTGCGCAGTGTTCCGTCCTGGCAGACAAGGACGCCTGCTCCACGGACCAGCTCCGCTTGGCTGCGCTTTGGCCCGATTGGTCGCCGCCGCAGACGCCGCATCCCGCCGTTGTGCGGGTCGTCGCTCCCGAGGGAGCAACCTTGTCGCTCGGCTCGGGAACCTTGATCGACAAGAACGATGAGCACGGGTTGGTCGTGACGAACTGGCACGTCGTGCGCGATGCGCGCGGACCGGTCGAAGTTGTTTTTCCCGACGGATTCCGGTCGTCTGCGAAAATCATCCGCCTGGATCGCGATTGGGATTTGGCGGCGCTGCTCATTGCCAAGCCCCCCGTTGAACCGGTGCCACTTTCGACGGCTGCCCCAAAACCAGGCGATCCGCTCCGTATCGCGGGCTACGGCAGCGGGAAATATAAAATGCAATCGGGCCGCTGTACGCAATACTTGTCGCCGGGTGGCAATATGCCCTACGAAATGATCGAACTTTCCACGGCCGCTCGCCAAGGTGACTCGGGTGGGCCCATTCTCAATAGTCGCGGCGAACTGGCTGGGGTGCTGTTTGGCGCAGGGGCTGGAACGACATCGGGCAGCTATGGAGGGCGGGTGCATCGATTTCTGCAGCTCGCTTCCGCAGACTTGCAGCGATTGCCGGCGACCACACTTCCTCCGGTATCCAACTCGCCTGGAGATAAGCTCAAAGGGCCCGTTCAATTGTATGCCAACCATTTCGATTCGCCGCGTGCGGCATTTGCGGGGCAAATTCAAACGCTAAATTCGGCGGCTGTCGTCTCCGAGGCCACTGTGCCAAGGATTGACAGCCCTGCGCCGGCGGTCGTCATTCGTGCCGATTCGCCCGTCGATACTCAATCGCTTGCCAGCACGCCCGCCAAGACTTGGTCTTGGGGTGATGAGTTACAAGCACTGTTGGCTGCGTTCGGTGTCGCGGCCATCCTTTTGCAAGTGCTACGTTTGCTGTCGCCGGCAAAGAGTTGACGCCGCAGAGCTGCGGTCTGCACGTTAACATGATGCGGCAAGACGGCTGCCGCCCGTTCAACTTCCGCTGAATTTCTTCGGCAAGGTAAACGAGTAGAGCATGGTGATGGCACCTGCCGACATGAGGCTCCACGGAACCCATTCGGGCGGTACGACGGTGACCACGCCCGACTCGGCGTTGGAAATGGTCGCTTGGTCGATCAGCAGACACTCCGCTCCAACGACTAACAGAAACAGGCCAATAGCAAGAAAAAATGCGCGCCACATGAATAATTCTCCTCGAAAACGAACGTGTGGCGCCAGCGGCGAGAGAAGGCGCGCCATCAGCAGTTTTCATCGGCCGCCGGCTCGTCGAATTGCATTCGGTAGGACGTTGGGCGATTCGTGCCGAACGCGCCACGGGTGGCAGTATTAACGGTTGTAAGCGATAGACGACTGAGAGCGGACAGTTGCGGCGATTCGCAATCGTCACGACGTTTGGAGGGCAAGGCATTGGCGAGGCGGTAGTCGCGCGATTTCTTTGCGCCCCTGGACATCTGGCGACGCAAAACGGTAGAACCGGCGTACCAATCGAGGCAATGCGGATGGCTGTCAGGCTATCGCACTCGCGCCTCGGATGGACTCGCTTACATAGGATTTCCATGAAAATCGGCATTGTCGGGTATCAGGGGTCGGGCAAGAGCACGCTCTTCGAATGGTTAACGGGAGTTAAGGCCGATCCGGCCCTTGCGCACACGTCGCAAAGTGCGATGGCGCCGATCCCCGATTTGCGAATCGATCCGCTCTGCAAGATCTACACTCCGAAAAAGATCACGCAGGCAGCGCTGGAGATCGTCGATACGCCGGGTTTGTCGCGAACGCACGAAGGCAACGCCGCTCGGCTCGCCGTGTTGCGCGAGGCGGGCTGTCTGCTGCTGACGGTGGCCGGCTTCGGCGGCGCCGATCCGCTGGTCGATTTGCGTACGTTTGAAGAAGACTTGCTGCTCGCCGATTTGGAAATTGTCGCGGGCCGCGTGCAGCGGCTGGAAGAATCGCTGAAAAAGCCGCGACCAAAGGACCAACGCGAAGCCGAAGAAGCAGAAATCGTGGCCCTCAAGCTGCTGCAAGCCACACTCGAAGCCGGCCAGCAAGCCCGCGAGGCGTCGCTTTCCGATGAGCAGCGAAAGTTCACCCGCGCGTTCCGGCTGCTCACCGAGAAACCCAAAATGGTGCTGGTGAACTTGGCCGACGACGATCCGGCAGACAAGTATCCGGCGCCGGCCGATGCTGCCGGTGGAGGCAAGCTCGCTTGGGCCGCCGCGCCGCTGCGGCTGGAACTCGACCTGGCGGGAATGTCGCCGGACGATCGTCATGCTTTCGAGCAGGAATTCGGCCTGGAGCGTGTCGATCGCGACCATGTTATCCGGCAGATCATGGATGCCTCGGGGCAGATGCTCTATTTCACCGCCGGGGAAAAGGAAGTCCGAACGTGGCT
This genomic interval from Pirellulales bacterium contains the following:
- the ychF gene encoding redox-regulated ATPase YchF, which encodes MKIGIVGYQGSGKSTLFEWLTGVKADPALAHTSQSAMAPIPDLRIDPLCKIYTPKKITQAALEIVDTPGLSRTHEGNAARLAVLREAGCLLLTVAGFGGADPLVDLRTFEEDLLLADLEIVAGRVQRLEESLKKPRPKDQREAEEAEIVALKLLQATLEAGQQAREASLSDEQRKFTRAFRLLTEKPKMVLVNLADDDPADKYPAPADAAGGGKLAWAAAPLRLELDLAGMSPDDRHAFEQEFGLERVDRDHVIRQIMDASGQMLYFTAGEKEVRTWLLHQGGTALEAAENIHTDLARGFIRAETMRCEDLIRLGSEREIKAHNLLRQEPKDYVVQDGDILHIKFSV
- a CDS encoding trypsin-like peptidase domain-containing protein, which codes for MALLCAMAMCVPLCAAGQTLLSTTRLAQCSVLADKDACSTDQLRLAALWPDWSPPQTPHPAVVRVVAPEGATLSLGSGTLIDKNDEHGLVVTNWHVVRDARGPVEVVFPDGFRSSAKIIRLDRDWDLAALLIAKPPVEPVPLSTAAPKPGDPLRIAGYGSGKYKMQSGRCTQYLSPGGNMPYEMIELSTAARQGDSGGPILNSRGELAGVLFGAGAGTTSGSYGGRVHRFLQLASADLQRLPATTLPPVSNSPGDKLKGPVQLYANHFDSPRAAFAGQIQTLNSAAVVSEATVPRIDSPAPAVVIRADSPVDTQSLASTPAKTWSWGDELQALLAAFGVAAILLQVLRLLSPAKS